One genomic region from Bombyx mori chromosome 6, ASM3026992v2 encodes:
- the LOC101737313 gene encoding uncharacterized protein LOC101737313 isoform X5, translated as MASLTSNNSTTSPRRQRYNRASTTSVTQLLSDGYSSFINRLTRRGPSEKSDTAVDSKLTIPRSRFNDNFSNNTSSLSNFRRYDNNNGHILPYSSLTSMATTPSSRKLNDDRAYSTYLGTTKSRIDTSPLRSTSGITTVSRSDSFRRAQMKDKSSPYTKRYPLKENNNNIEQTLSLGSTRSRLEDKYSSVLDRIASQKKERARKDKEHEKTLEPEPALPRGLMRSLTTAVFGEHTFKRNNYSREKTRDKTPYRNATDRRLSSHKQKDKDEYKNGFEVLQKDHHFGKDRDSVYRRHQRRSLRAEKSENSERKTTKMTLRPIDIDLQTSNRDLISPLAIKEAISKSKITKTPASSPTRDSGRQKQIYFPSSDEDDDKTPVGDLVLTDRETRRKEIQGLIMKYAHLDEMYDRIGDKNEVTNDTSAIRKPEPLAVGDVVALPPELRSRHRPQRPRHQTRRAATPPSSRARSSVKDDKDGHLVYWPGYVMGARYKIIDTLGEGTFGKVVEVKDLELEHRMALKIIKNVEKYREAAKLEINVLEKLADVDPDCKNLCVKMLDWFEYHGHMCIAFEMLGQSVFDFLKDNNYQPYPLEQVRHISYQLVYSVMFLHDNKLTHTDLKPENILFVDSDYEVVSVYTSSKKTHDLRRVKRSDVRLIDFGSATFDHEHHSTIVSTRHYRAPEVILELGWSQPCDVWSIGCIMFELYLGITLFQTHDNREHLAMMERILGPIPYRMARKTRTKYFYHGKLDWEEKSSAGRYVRENCKPLLRYLLNNNEEARQLFDLIARMLEYEPSQRVTLRDALKHPFFNKLPPHQRLGNERARSHSLSR; from the exons atggcCAGTTTAACCAGTAACAACAGCACGACGAGTCCACGGCGTCAACGTTATAATCGTGCGTCCACCACCAGTGTGACTCAGCTGTTGTCGGACGGCTACTCCAGTTTCATTAACCGTTTAACGAGACGAGGTCCCTCTGAAAAATCCGACACCGCAGTTGATTCTAAACTGACGATACCGCGATCTCGTTTTAATGATAACTTTTCCAATAACACTTCATCACTTTCTAATTTCCGTCGTTACGATAATAATAATGGCCACATATTACCATATTCATCGTTGACTTCAATGGCGACTACACCTAGTTCTAGGAAATTGAATGACGACCGTGCCTACTCCACTTACTTGGGAACAACAAAATCTAGAATTGACACTTCACCATTGCGTTCTACGTCCGGTATTACCACTGTCAGTCGTAGTGACTCATTCCGCAGAGCCCAAATGAAAGATAAATCATCCCCGTATACAAAAAGGTATCCTCtaaaagaaaacaacaacaacattgaACAAACATTATCATTGGGTAGTACTCGCAGTCGTTTAGAAGATAAATATTCTTCTGTTTTGGACCGAATAGCAAGTCAAAAGAAGGAAAGAGCTAGAAAAGATAAAGAACATGAAAAAACATTAGAACCAGAACCTGCTCTCCCGAGAGGTTTAATGAGAAGTTTGACGACGGCCGTTTTTGGAGAACATACTTTTAAAAGGAATAATTATTCTCGCGAAAAGACTAGGGACAAAACTCCTTACAGAAATGCGACTGATCGACGATTATCCAGTCATAAACAAAAAGATAAAGATGAATATAAGAATGGCTTCGAAGTACTGCAAAAGGATCACCATTTCGGTAAGGACCGTGATAGTGTATACAGAAGACATCAACGACGTTCATTGAGGGCTGAGAAAAGCGAAAATAGCGAAAGAAAAACCACAAAGATGACTTTGAGACCAATAGACATAGACCTCCAAACTAGCAATCGAGATCTTATTTCTCCGTTAGCCATAAAAGAAGCTATCTCTAAgtctaaaattacaaaaacgcCGGCTTCGTCTCCGACGCGAGATTCGGGTAGAcagaaacaaatatattttccgTCCAGTGACGAAGATGACGATAAAACCCCTGTTGGAGATCTGGTACTGACCGATCGTGAAACGAGACGCAAAGAAATTCAGGGATTGATAATGAAGTATGCGCATTTAGACGAAATGTACGATCGCATTGGAGATAAAAATGAAGTGACGAACGACACGAGTGCCATACGAAAACCGGAGCCCTTAGCTGTTGGAGACGTAGTAGCATTGCCGCCGGAGCTGCGCAGTCGGCATCGTCCCCAGAGACCTCGCCACCAGACGCGGCGCGCGGCAACGCCGCCT AGCTCCCGGGCACGCTCCTCCGTCAAGGACGACAAGGACGGACATCTGGTCTACTGGCCCGGCTATGTCATGGGAGCGAGAT ACAAAATCATCGACACGCTCGGCGAGGGCACCTTCGGCAAAGTCGTCGAGGTGAAGGATTTAGAGCT ggaGCACAGAATGGCTCTGAAGATAATCAAAAACGTCGAGAAGTACAGAGAGGCTGCCAAACTTGAGATTAACGTATTAGAGAAATTAGCTGACGTCGATCCGGATTGTAAGAA TTTGTGCGTGAAGATGTTGGACTGGTTTGAGTACCACGGTCACATGTGCATCGCGTTTGAAATGCTCGGTCAAAGTGTATTTGACTTCCTG AAAGACAACAACTACCAGCCGTACCCGCTGGAGCAGGTGCGCCACATCTCGTACCAGCTCGTGTACAGCGTGATGTTCCTGCACGACAACAAACTGACGCACACCGATCTCAAacctgaaaatatattattcgtTGACAGCGATTACGAGGTCGTCAGCGTCTACACTAGTTCTAAGAAG ACACATGACTTAAGACGCGTGAAGCGAAGCGATGTTAGACTGATAGACTTCGGCAGCGCCACCTTCGACCACGAGCACCACAGCACCATCGTCTCCACCAGACACTACCGGGCGCCAGAAGTCATCCTGG AGCTGGGCTGGTCGCAGCCGTGCGACGTGTGGTCGATAGGCTGCATCATGTTCGAGCTGTACCTCGGGATCACGCTCTTCCAGACACACGACAACAGGGAGCACCTCGCTATGATGGAGAGGATCCTGGGACCCATACCGTACAG AATGGCGCGGAAAACTAGAACAAAATATTTCTATCATGGAAAGTTAGATTGGGAAGAAAAATCGTCTGCTGGCAGATACGTCAGAGAAAATTGTAAACCATTATTG AGGTACTTACTGAACAACAACGAGGAGGCGCGTCAGCTGTTCGACCTGATCGCGCGCATGCTGGAGTACGAGCCCTCGCAGCGCGTGACCCTGCGCGACGCGCTCAAGCACCCCTTCTTCAACAAGCTGCCGCCGCACCAGAGGCTCG GCAATGAACGCGCGCGGTCGCACTCGTTGAGTCGGTGA
- the LOC101737313 gene encoding serine/threonine-protein kinase Doa isoform X18, which yields MAELTLKNDRTRLPLKFSSFYELYKRFLKDHGCKWHDVSKLLSVVAEILFDVDGTCSKILGKSSRARSSVKDDKDGHLVYWPGYVMGARYKIIDTLGEGTFGKVVEVKDLELEHRMALKIIKNVEKYREAAKLEINVLEKLADVDPDCKNLCVKMLDWFEYHGHMCIAFEMLGQSVFDFLKDNNYQPYPLEQVRHISYQLVYSVMFLHDNKLTHTDLKPENILFVDSDYEVVSVYTSSKKTHDLRRVKRSDVRLIDFGSATFDHEHHSTIVSTRHYRAPEVILELGWSQPCDVWSIGCIMFELYLGITLFQTHDNREHLAMMERILGPIPYRMARKTRTKYFYHGKLDWEEKSSAGRYVRENCKPLLRYLLNNNEEARQLFDLIARMLEYEPSQRVTLRDALKHPFFNKLPPHQRLGNERARSHSLSR from the exons ATGGCAGAATTGACATTAAAAAATGACCGAACACGGCTACCGCTAAAGTTTAGCTCGTTTTATGAGCTTTACAAACGTTTCTTAAAAGATCACGGCTGTAAGTGGCACGATGTTTCTAAACTCTTATCGGTTGTCGCGGAGATACTTTTCGATGTCGACGGTACATGTAGCAAGATTTTAGGAAAG AGCTCCCGGGCACGCTCCTCCGTCAAGGACGACAAGGACGGACATCTGGTCTACTGGCCCGGCTATGTCATGGGAGCGAGAT ACAAAATCATCGACACGCTCGGCGAGGGCACCTTCGGCAAAGTCGTCGAGGTGAAGGATTTAGAGCT ggaGCACAGAATGGCTCTGAAGATAATCAAAAACGTCGAGAAGTACAGAGAGGCTGCCAAACTTGAGATTAACGTATTAGAGAAATTAGCTGACGTCGATCCGGATTGTAAGAA TTTGTGCGTGAAGATGTTGGACTGGTTTGAGTACCACGGTCACATGTGCATCGCGTTTGAAATGCTCGGTCAAAGTGTATTTGACTTCCTG AAAGACAACAACTACCAGCCGTACCCGCTGGAGCAGGTGCGCCACATCTCGTACCAGCTCGTGTACAGCGTGATGTTCCTGCACGACAACAAACTGACGCACACCGATCTCAAacctgaaaatatattattcgtTGACAGCGATTACGAGGTCGTCAGCGTCTACACTAGTTCTAAGAAG ACACATGACTTAAGACGCGTGAAGCGAAGCGATGTTAGACTGATAGACTTCGGCAGCGCCACCTTCGACCACGAGCACCACAGCACCATCGTCTCCACCAGACACTACCGGGCGCCAGAAGTCATCCTGG AGCTGGGCTGGTCGCAGCCGTGCGACGTGTGGTCGATAGGCTGCATCATGTTCGAGCTGTACCTCGGGATCACGCTCTTCCAGACACACGACAACAGGGAGCACCTCGCTATGATGGAGAGGATCCTGGGACCCATACCGTACAG AATGGCGCGGAAAACTAGAACAAAATATTTCTATCATGGAAAGTTAGATTGGGAAGAAAAATCGTCTGCTGGCAGATACGTCAGAGAAAATTGTAAACCATTATTG AGGTACTTACTGAACAACAACGAGGAGGCGCGTCAGCTGTTCGACCTGATCGCGCGCATGCTGGAGTACGAGCCCTCGCAGCGCGTGACCCTGCGCGACGCGCTCAAGCACCCCTTCTTCAACAAGCTGCCGCCGCACCAGAGGCTCG GCAATGAACGCGCGCGGTCGCACTCGTTGAGTCGGTGA
- the LOC101737313 gene encoding uncharacterized protein LOC101737313 isoform X6 produces MASLTSNNSTTSPRRQRYNRASTTSVTQLLSDGYSSFINRLTRRGPSEKSDTAVDSKLTIPRSRFNDNFSNNTSSLSNFRRYDNNNGHILPYSSLTSMATTPSSRKLNDDRAYSTYLGTTKSRIDTSPLRSTSGITTVSRSDSFRRAQMKDKSSPYTKRYPLKENNNNIEQTLSLGSTRSRLEDKYSSVLDRIASQKKERARKDKEHEKTLEPEPALPRGLMRSLTTAVFGEHTFKRNNYSREKTRDKTPYRNATDRRLSSHKQKDKDEYKNGFEVLQKDHHFGKDRDSVYRRHQRRSLRAEKSENSERKTTKMTLRPIDIDLQTSNRDLISPLAIKEAISKSKITKTPASSPTRDSGRQKQIYFPSSDEDDDKTPVGDLVLTDRETRRKEIQGLIMKYAHLDEMYDRIGDKNEVTNDTSAIRKPEPLAVGDVVALPPELRSRHRPQRPRHQTRRAATPPSSRARSSVKDDKDGHLVYWPGYVMGARYKIIDTLGEGTFGKVVEVKDLELEHRMALKIIKNVEKYREAAKLEINVLEKLADVDPDCKNLCVKMLDWFEYHGHMCIAFEMLGQSVFDFLKDNNYQPYPLEQVRHISYQLVYSVMFLHDNKLTHTDLKPENILFVDSDYEVVSVYTSSKKTHDLRRVKRSDVRLIDFGSATFDHEHHSTIVSTRHYRAPEVILELGWSQPCDVWSIGCIMFELYLGITLFQTHDNREHLAMMERILGPIPYRMARKTRTKYFYHGKLDWEEKSSAGRYVRENCKPLLRYLLNNNEEARQLFDLIARMLEYEPSQRVTLRDALKHPFFNKLPPHQRLGHPFTRPSFLRQ; encoded by the exons atggcCAGTTTAACCAGTAACAACAGCACGACGAGTCCACGGCGTCAACGTTATAATCGTGCGTCCACCACCAGTGTGACTCAGCTGTTGTCGGACGGCTACTCCAGTTTCATTAACCGTTTAACGAGACGAGGTCCCTCTGAAAAATCCGACACCGCAGTTGATTCTAAACTGACGATACCGCGATCTCGTTTTAATGATAACTTTTCCAATAACACTTCATCACTTTCTAATTTCCGTCGTTACGATAATAATAATGGCCACATATTACCATATTCATCGTTGACTTCAATGGCGACTACACCTAGTTCTAGGAAATTGAATGACGACCGTGCCTACTCCACTTACTTGGGAACAACAAAATCTAGAATTGACACTTCACCATTGCGTTCTACGTCCGGTATTACCACTGTCAGTCGTAGTGACTCATTCCGCAGAGCCCAAATGAAAGATAAATCATCCCCGTATACAAAAAGGTATCCTCtaaaagaaaacaacaacaacattgaACAAACATTATCATTGGGTAGTACTCGCAGTCGTTTAGAAGATAAATATTCTTCTGTTTTGGACCGAATAGCAAGTCAAAAGAAGGAAAGAGCTAGAAAAGATAAAGAACATGAAAAAACATTAGAACCAGAACCTGCTCTCCCGAGAGGTTTAATGAGAAGTTTGACGACGGCCGTTTTTGGAGAACATACTTTTAAAAGGAATAATTATTCTCGCGAAAAGACTAGGGACAAAACTCCTTACAGAAATGCGACTGATCGACGATTATCCAGTCATAAACAAAAAGATAAAGATGAATATAAGAATGGCTTCGAAGTACTGCAAAAGGATCACCATTTCGGTAAGGACCGTGATAGTGTATACAGAAGACATCAACGACGTTCATTGAGGGCTGAGAAAAGCGAAAATAGCGAAAGAAAAACCACAAAGATGACTTTGAGACCAATAGACATAGACCTCCAAACTAGCAATCGAGATCTTATTTCTCCGTTAGCCATAAAAGAAGCTATCTCTAAgtctaaaattacaaaaacgcCGGCTTCGTCTCCGACGCGAGATTCGGGTAGAcagaaacaaatatattttccgTCCAGTGACGAAGATGACGATAAAACCCCTGTTGGAGATCTGGTACTGACCGATCGTGAAACGAGACGCAAAGAAATTCAGGGATTGATAATGAAGTATGCGCATTTAGACGAAATGTACGATCGCATTGGAGATAAAAATGAAGTGACGAACGACACGAGTGCCATACGAAAACCGGAGCCCTTAGCTGTTGGAGACGTAGTAGCATTGCCGCCGGAGCTGCGCAGTCGGCATCGTCCCCAGAGACCTCGCCACCAGACGCGGCGCGCGGCAACGCCGCCT AGCTCCCGGGCACGCTCCTCCGTCAAGGACGACAAGGACGGACATCTGGTCTACTGGCCCGGCTATGTCATGGGAGCGAGAT ACAAAATCATCGACACGCTCGGCGAGGGCACCTTCGGCAAAGTCGTCGAGGTGAAGGATTTAGAGCT ggaGCACAGAATGGCTCTGAAGATAATCAAAAACGTCGAGAAGTACAGAGAGGCTGCCAAACTTGAGATTAACGTATTAGAGAAATTAGCTGACGTCGATCCGGATTGTAAGAA TTTGTGCGTGAAGATGTTGGACTGGTTTGAGTACCACGGTCACATGTGCATCGCGTTTGAAATGCTCGGTCAAAGTGTATTTGACTTCCTG AAAGACAACAACTACCAGCCGTACCCGCTGGAGCAGGTGCGCCACATCTCGTACCAGCTCGTGTACAGCGTGATGTTCCTGCACGACAACAAACTGACGCACACCGATCTCAAacctgaaaatatattattcgtTGACAGCGATTACGAGGTCGTCAGCGTCTACACTAGTTCTAAGAAG ACACATGACTTAAGACGCGTGAAGCGAAGCGATGTTAGACTGATAGACTTCGGCAGCGCCACCTTCGACCACGAGCACCACAGCACCATCGTCTCCACCAGACACTACCGGGCGCCAGAAGTCATCCTGG AGCTGGGCTGGTCGCAGCCGTGCGACGTGTGGTCGATAGGCTGCATCATGTTCGAGCTGTACCTCGGGATCACGCTCTTCCAGACACACGACAACAGGGAGCACCTCGCTATGATGGAGAGGATCCTGGGACCCATACCGTACAG AATGGCGCGGAAAACTAGAACAAAATATTTCTATCATGGAAAGTTAGATTGGGAAGAAAAATCGTCTGCTGGCAGATACGTCAGAGAAAATTGTAAACCATTATTG AGGTACTTACTGAACAACAACGAGGAGGCGCGTCAGCTGTTCGACCTGATCGCGCGCATGCTGGAGTACGAGCCCTCGCAGCGCGTGACCCTGCGCGACGCGCTCAAGCACCCCTTCTTCAACAAGCTGCCGCCGCACCAGAGGCTCG GACACCCGTTTACAAGGCCATCATTCCTTAG GCAATGA
- the LOC101737313 gene encoding uncharacterized protein LOC101737313 isoform X4 has translation MASLTSNNSTTSPRRQRYNRASTTSVTQLLSDGYSSFINRLTRRGPSEKSDTAVDSKLTIPRSRFNDNFSNNTSSLSNFRRYDNNNGHILPYSSLTSMATTPSSRKLNDDRAYSTYLGTTKSRIDTSPLRSTSGITTVSRSDSFRRAQMKDKSSPYTKRYPLKENNNNIEQTLSLGSTRSRLEDKYSSVLDRIASQKKERARKDKEHEKTLEPEPALPRGLMRSLTTAVFGEHTFKRNNYSREKTRDKTPYRNATDRRLSSHKQKDKDEYKNGFEVLQKDHHFGKDRDSVYRRHQRRSLRAEKSENSERKTTKMTLRPIDIDLQTSNRDLISPLAIKEAISKSKITKTPASSPTRDSGRQKQIYFPSSDEDDDKTPVGDLVLTDRETRRKEIQGLIMKYAHLDEMYDRIGDKNEVTNDTSAIRKPEPLAVGDVVALPPELRSRHRPQRPRHQTRRAATPPSSRARSSVKDDKDGHLVYWPGYVMGARYKIIDTLGEGTFGKVVEVKDLELEHRMALKIIKNVEKYREAAKLEINVLEKLADVDPDCKNLCVKMLDWFEYHGHMCIAFEMLGQSVFDFLKDNNYQPYPLEQVRHISYQLVYSVMFLHDNKLTHTDLKPENILFVDSDYEVVSVYTSSKKTHDLRRVKRSDVRLIDFGSATFDHEHHSTIVSTRHYRAPEVILELGWSQPCDVWSIGCIMFELYLGITLFQTHDNREHLAMMERILGPIPYRMARKTRTKYFYHGKLDWEEKSSAGRYVRENCKPLLRYLLNNNEEARQLFDLIARMLEYEPSQRVTLRDALKHPFFNKLPPHQRLGHPFTRPSFLRSGPLHVRCLFSSFLTKTHDET, from the exons atggcCAGTTTAACCAGTAACAACAGCACGACGAGTCCACGGCGTCAACGTTATAATCGTGCGTCCACCACCAGTGTGACTCAGCTGTTGTCGGACGGCTACTCCAGTTTCATTAACCGTTTAACGAGACGAGGTCCCTCTGAAAAATCCGACACCGCAGTTGATTCTAAACTGACGATACCGCGATCTCGTTTTAATGATAACTTTTCCAATAACACTTCATCACTTTCTAATTTCCGTCGTTACGATAATAATAATGGCCACATATTACCATATTCATCGTTGACTTCAATGGCGACTACACCTAGTTCTAGGAAATTGAATGACGACCGTGCCTACTCCACTTACTTGGGAACAACAAAATCTAGAATTGACACTTCACCATTGCGTTCTACGTCCGGTATTACCACTGTCAGTCGTAGTGACTCATTCCGCAGAGCCCAAATGAAAGATAAATCATCCCCGTATACAAAAAGGTATCCTCtaaaagaaaacaacaacaacattgaACAAACATTATCATTGGGTAGTACTCGCAGTCGTTTAGAAGATAAATATTCTTCTGTTTTGGACCGAATAGCAAGTCAAAAGAAGGAAAGAGCTAGAAAAGATAAAGAACATGAAAAAACATTAGAACCAGAACCTGCTCTCCCGAGAGGTTTAATGAGAAGTTTGACGACGGCCGTTTTTGGAGAACATACTTTTAAAAGGAATAATTATTCTCGCGAAAAGACTAGGGACAAAACTCCTTACAGAAATGCGACTGATCGACGATTATCCAGTCATAAACAAAAAGATAAAGATGAATATAAGAATGGCTTCGAAGTACTGCAAAAGGATCACCATTTCGGTAAGGACCGTGATAGTGTATACAGAAGACATCAACGACGTTCATTGAGGGCTGAGAAAAGCGAAAATAGCGAAAGAAAAACCACAAAGATGACTTTGAGACCAATAGACATAGACCTCCAAACTAGCAATCGAGATCTTATTTCTCCGTTAGCCATAAAAGAAGCTATCTCTAAgtctaaaattacaaaaacgcCGGCTTCGTCTCCGACGCGAGATTCGGGTAGAcagaaacaaatatattttccgTCCAGTGACGAAGATGACGATAAAACCCCTGTTGGAGATCTGGTACTGACCGATCGTGAAACGAGACGCAAAGAAATTCAGGGATTGATAATGAAGTATGCGCATTTAGACGAAATGTACGATCGCATTGGAGATAAAAATGAAGTGACGAACGACACGAGTGCCATACGAAAACCGGAGCCCTTAGCTGTTGGAGACGTAGTAGCATTGCCGCCGGAGCTGCGCAGTCGGCATCGTCCCCAGAGACCTCGCCACCAGACGCGGCGCGCGGCAACGCCGCCT AGCTCCCGGGCACGCTCCTCCGTCAAGGACGACAAGGACGGACATCTGGTCTACTGGCCCGGCTATGTCATGGGAGCGAGAT ACAAAATCATCGACACGCTCGGCGAGGGCACCTTCGGCAAAGTCGTCGAGGTGAAGGATTTAGAGCT ggaGCACAGAATGGCTCTGAAGATAATCAAAAACGTCGAGAAGTACAGAGAGGCTGCCAAACTTGAGATTAACGTATTAGAGAAATTAGCTGACGTCGATCCGGATTGTAAGAA TTTGTGCGTGAAGATGTTGGACTGGTTTGAGTACCACGGTCACATGTGCATCGCGTTTGAAATGCTCGGTCAAAGTGTATTTGACTTCCTG AAAGACAACAACTACCAGCCGTACCCGCTGGAGCAGGTGCGCCACATCTCGTACCAGCTCGTGTACAGCGTGATGTTCCTGCACGACAACAAACTGACGCACACCGATCTCAAacctgaaaatatattattcgtTGACAGCGATTACGAGGTCGTCAGCGTCTACACTAGTTCTAAGAAG ACACATGACTTAAGACGCGTGAAGCGAAGCGATGTTAGACTGATAGACTTCGGCAGCGCCACCTTCGACCACGAGCACCACAGCACCATCGTCTCCACCAGACACTACCGGGCGCCAGAAGTCATCCTGG AGCTGGGCTGGTCGCAGCCGTGCGACGTGTGGTCGATAGGCTGCATCATGTTCGAGCTGTACCTCGGGATCACGCTCTTCCAGACACACGACAACAGGGAGCACCTCGCTATGATGGAGAGGATCCTGGGACCCATACCGTACAG AATGGCGCGGAAAACTAGAACAAAATATTTCTATCATGGAAAGTTAGATTGGGAAGAAAAATCGTCTGCTGGCAGATACGTCAGAGAAAATTGTAAACCATTATTG AGGTACTTACTGAACAACAACGAGGAGGCGCGTCAGCTGTTCGACCTGATCGCGCGCATGCTGGAGTACGAGCCCTCGCAGCGCGTGACCCTGCGCGACGCGCTCAAGCACCCCTTCTTCAACAAGCTGCCGCCGCACCAGAGGCTCG GACACCCGTTTACAAGGCCATCATTCCTTAGGTCAGGCCCGTTACATGTTAGATGCTTATTTTCTAGCTTTTTAACAAAAACACATGACGAGACATGA